The region AGTAATAGAAACTGGCTGAATGGTATGGATTTAAAGATGTGTTCCCAGCTTTCCGGCTAGCAAGGAAGTAGTCTCAAAGAAGCCTATTTGCTCAGTTTGAGTTATCGGAAGTGTGCAATTAATCTCAGACACCCAGGATATAATCAACCTCCAATGTTTGCAAATGTTGGATGGAATCCAAGACTCTGTTTTTCTAAGACTAAGTTGTGGGGGGGAGATGGAAAAGTTACAGGTGGTTATTCAACTTAAAAAGACCAAAGTGTCATTGGAAACATGACCTCACTACATTTCCTACTGGATTTCAGCTCTGAGTTGCTATTCTGCAGTGGCCCAAAAATGCACTACTTACTTAGTCAAAATTCCAATTCAGCTCAAGGGGAAATGGCAAGATGAGGCCTCAGCACACCACTGGGTGAAAAAATTCCCCAATGATCCCCAGATTATTAGATTTATCCTGTTACAAGGACAATCAGGTGTCCTGCTATTTATTGCaggagccagccagccatctcctTGTAGTCCAGTTGCCAATAAAATCCTGTCAACGTGACCCGTCTGAAGAGCAAGATACTATGAAGTCTATAAAAGCAGACTGGTATCATTATCTTTCTGGAGGTATCTACTTTGATCTGGAGGTTCTAGGTTACTGCAAAAGTTACTGCAGAgctgatttaattattttaaactgtttttccttcAATAGTTTTTCGCAACCTGGCTGGTTTTATGGTTgcattatgcagtattcaaatCCCTTAAGAAATTACTCGGAGGGCATGGCTCATTTAGGCAACATAGCATGCTTCTGAGGGTTAAACATGCCATCGGAATGTGTTTGTAGCCATGCTGCTGCATTGCAGTCTCTCAGAAAAAACTGAGAAACACACACTGAAGCACAGTATTCGTAAGTTTTAATGCAAAATAACTCACGTAAGAACTCTAGAAAATATCCGAGGCTTAGCTTAAGTGATGCCATTCAGGAAAAGATGGGGGGAAATAATGAAAAATCAGATTTAGTTTGAGACAATGCTTAGCAAGTTAACTCTGTTTTGTGGTGCTGATATAAACTGACATTCATATTTTGGGCTGCTCAGATATTTTAGTGGTTTTCCAAATGAAGAAGAAACAAAAAGTAGAAAATCCTTCTTTAGCAGAGCCACATAACCAGAAAAACAAGCAAGGCCAAATTTAGACTTGCCTGTAAGAAGTTGCATGTGGTGTGAGTTTGGCCCATTATGCCTAACTATAAATGGAGGTTGCATTTGCTTTGGAACACTGCCAAGTAATTATTTGAACCACAGGATTACTGGTATATCTGAGTGACATTATATACAGTCAGACACATAAACACAACTTTCCTTTGAAAAACAagcattttaaaagtatatttaatgggccaaattcaaccttGGCATAAGCaggtgcaattccattgacttcagctgttgCAGAAGGGTGGACTTGGCCCAGTGTGTTTGTGCAATACCTTATATAGCCACTGGTAACAATGCAGCTGCAGCAAGATTGTTCACACAGAGCGCTGTCCAGTTAAACTAGTCACCACACTGCTGCAGCTCATGATTAGAGGGTTAACAGAAGTCTTTTTAGGTCCTCATGTTGATTGACCAGTTCTGTGTAGTTAAGGAAACATCACCTCTCCCTAGCAGGTTAATGATTTATAACTGAATTTGTAATAATTAAACCATATTTTCCCATCAGCATCACATCTAGTGGAAATTACATATTCAACATCTAAACTGAGAGGCAAAGTGATCAATCCGGTGAAGAGAGTATGGTGCTGGGAGCCAAGCAATCTGGTTTCCATTCCTGGCTCGGTCACTAATATGatgcatgaccttggacaagtcacttaacagctgtgtgcttcagttttccttaCTGTAAAATACAAATATGTACTTACCCTCCTTTGAGATCTACGGATGTAAAGAACAGTGAGTGCTAAGTACTATTATATTTGTATTCATAGGTATAACTTCTTACCTGACAAGTTGCAATCACAACATACACACAGTTATGAGGGGAGGTGTTTCCATGTGCTGACAAATGCTGTGGGAATTAGTGAATAGGGCACTGTGGTTATGCTGTTCCATACATCTAATGTGGGATCATAGCAGTCCAATGTTTTGCATCTTTGAATCCCAAAATAGCCTCCAACTACATACAGTTTGTTTCCGGATGCTACTGCATGGCAGCTCATTCGCTTAGCTGTCACATCTCCCACCTTAGTCCACTGGTATGTTTCACTGTTGAATTTATAAGCGGAGCATGCTGAGAATTCAGTATCTCCACCCATAATAAAAATCTGGTTACCCaaaacagctgcagctgtgtagcgccagggctgggggcaggtgacTGGTACTGTCCATCTGTTTTCACATTGATCATAACATTGAACTTTGGGCAGCTTGTCATGGCTAACACTGGTGCCACCAAAAGCAAATAGCTTAAGCTTTGCACTAACTACAGCTGCATTGCTTACTCCTTCTCGCAGTGGTGCAACCATTGTCCATTTGTTGGTCACAGGGTCATACTGTTCTACTTGCTTTAAGGATACTGAAGGGGAAGCTGGAAGGCAACCAGTTGCTGCAGTGTGTCCTCCTACTACATACAAACAGTGTTTGAGTTCAGCAGAACCATGCCCAAACCTAGCTACCAGCATGGGGGCAGCCTTTGACCACTCCTCATGAAGAGTGTCATACACCCAAACATCTTTGGAGACTCCGTTTTCTGATCCCCGGCCTCCAGTGATATACACTTTGCAGCCAATAGCACAAGCACTGAACTCTTTCCGTGGACTTGGGATGTCAGCCTTTGGAATGATCTCTTTTGCCTTTTGGTCCACCAGATACAGCTTGTCACACATAAAGGTTTGGCCCCCCAGAAGAAACAGCGCATGGCCAGTTTTACGAGGTCTGGCACACAAACTGGTGACCACACCATCATTCTGTAAGATCTTTAGCTTGCATCTTATTGCTTCTTCTACTATATCTTTGCTTTTCCTTTGCTTAGTGATAAGTTCTTCCATGGCTACATTCTCCATAAGGTAGATGGCTGGCAAGAGAGCCAGTCTCACAGTTTGCAATAGTTCAGGGAGATAACAGTGGCGCTTATTCAGATCATAGTTAACCCAGTTAATAGCTGACTCATATACTAATCTTTCATCTTCAGTTTCTAATTCTTCACTGGAAAGGAGCTGCACAACCATGTCTTTTGGCAGCTGGAGAAAATCTTCACTTTTACTGATTGTTTGGAAGTTGCTAAGACACATCGTCCAAGAGAGTTCATAAAGCTTGGTGCACTGGTGAGCATCTGACAGCAGCAGCATACCAAGGCAGTTGATGGGATGAAGGTTCTTCTCCAGAAACTCTGCGCAAGCATCTCTGATATCCTGGAATTCTAACATGTCTCCAGCCTCTAGCAGGGACTCTGCATTCTCTTCATTGATGATAACCCTGGAGGAGTACGCATAGTCCAGCAGAAGTTCTAAGACTTCTGGATGAATAGAATTATGAAAATTGACTTCACTAGCCTGGCTCTCTTTAAGTCCACCACTGAACATTGCTTCAAAGTAGCGACTACATGCAGCTAGGACAGCTCTATGGCAAGGGAATGACCTGTTCCCAGCATGGAGAAGTACATCTGTAAAAAGCCGTTGTTGGCGTAGAAGATTCAGGTGAGTAAGGACGCTATCAGCATATGATGATTTGTGGAATAAGTATATGTTTATAGAGCCAGTGCTGGCTCTAGACTTGCGATTCTCATGCATGCTGACTGACATTTTCTGCCAcacctaaaaataaacaaaaattaaataagatTAAGGGTTCTCATGACAAATGTTTATGACATACttcttgtaattaaaaaaaattatatgcatCCCTGATAATCATTGGAAACAGGAAGCCTGTTCTGAGCCTATTATAGACATGAGAGGACAAAGAATTATACCTACTTCAgtatatgtttatttttttccctgatgAGTTTCTTAAATGACATGCCCCACTATTATTGCCCAAGAGCAGGTTTATCTTGGGAAACCTGATCTCCAACTTTCATGACAATATTAGGCAAGGAAGACAGAGGAAAAATAAAGACCTAGAGCTGATTTTCTCACTCCTCCCCAGTGTAGTGCAGCTGATTCATCACATACCCACACTCAAACACACTTGAAACATTCTCCTGCTTTGAATCATAGTAGGAAGAGCTACCAGACAGAATACCTTATGGAATGTAAAAAGACTGCATGGGAGAACAAGAATGTACTCATTCCATTTTGATGATTTCTTTTGATATAATGGTTCCATATCTAACAGCAGGAAGTGGGAAAGATAAGACAGAGACAGATAACATTGCAAGGATATTGTTACATGACCAAAGCTTTATTACAATATCATGGCTAAATATTATAGAAATCTACATCTTGTTTATCTCCAGTGGTCGTCTGCTACTGAGTGACGGTATGTGCTTAAAGTCTTGGCATGGTAAATTGTACTGACTGCTATTCTGCAGTCCCCCTGAGTTAGGCTCTCAGAGATCAAGAGTCTGCAGTTGttggtttgggggtgggaggaaagaatATTCTACATTGCTACCCCTGTCCTTTCAAAACCAGCGCTGTTTTGCTCTCATTTTAAGCAAGTTATAAGTGACCTTGGAAGGATTCAGCTGCCTTCCATGGTCTCTTCCAACCATTTGCAAGTTTATGTATTTCGTATGGGCCAATCTTCTGGGTTAAGTAAGACAAGTGGTTGGCCCTAAATTAAGCTGAACTGATGTATGATATGGTCTTTTGAGTTGGAACTTAATTTCCTAATGATTATCATCAGGATTTTAAAGAAGAAACAACATGGGAAATACATAGTGTTTGGTCTTtatcaggcctgatccaaagccaactaAAATCTATAGGAATCTTTTCAGTTACTTCAGTAAGGTTTAGATCAAGCCCTTTACAGTGTGACTGAAAACATGAGCTGTGCACAGCACTTTGGACCAATGTTTTAGGTTAACTGCAGTAACTATAGCCAAGTATGCTATTAAAATACATGCAACTACTTTTACATGGTAAGTATAATTGCATTACCCATAAAATATAATTGCATTACCTGACAAATAATCATCATTCAGAGGACATTCAAGGGTCACATACACTAATCCAGGACTAAATTTACCCATTTATCCTATTGCCAAAAGGTTAAACTGAACATGTGCCTCAATTTCAGCTTTGTGTGGCTACAGAATTACACATAGGATCATGGCTCTGGGTATTAGTTCATCAACAGTTTAGATGCAAAAGTGGGAAGATCAACCCTCATTTGGCAAACATTGTGGAGCCAGATTTCAAAACCTTTACAGGGATTTTGTAATTCCATAAGTTGTtatgatcagggctggctccaggcaccagcctggcaagcaggtgcttggggcagccgctccagagaggggcggcacatccaggtattcggcggcaattcggcggacagtccctcactcccgctcggagcgaagaccctcctgccgaattgccgccgcaaatcgtgacttttttttttttttttgggctgcttggggcggccaaaaccctggagccggccctggttatgatTCAATACACAACATTCTGTATGTTTTTCTGGATTGGTCTGTCTcacatttagggcccaatcctgcaagaggCAGAGTGCCTCCTGTGGGGTGTGGAGCAACCTCAGCTTCCaatctctgaagtcagtgggagatgcagCACTCAACATCCCCAGGCAGCATTTAGCATTTTATAGGATTAGGTCCTTAGGTGCCCATCCTAACACGAGCTACACATGGACAGATCCCGGCACTCTTGGGCAtccccagttaagtcaatggaggACCAAACAGACACAgggatcccctgcccctcccgGTGGTATTCACTGCAGGATGGAGTTATTTGCATCCGAGACTATGTATCCCGCTGTGTACTGCTGCAATACTAAGCATGCCAACAGCACTCAGcactaaataataattaaaaaaaaaaaaaaaaagttaacacacTGCAAATACAGGCGTGTTCTGATCCAGAGTGGTGCTGTGAGTTCTCATGATTTGTGGCTGCACAGAAccatgcaggatcaagtcctgaaCACAAAATAAAAGAGCTAAGGAACTAGAGTTATCCCCATGTTTGAGAATGGTGAACTACAGACCATATGCAGAGAGGTGGGACAGAAGTAGGAAAGTGCAAATCACTGCATGTTGCCCAAGCCCACCCAC is a window of Malaclemys terrapin pileata isolate rMalTer1 chromosome 6, rMalTer1.hap1, whole genome shotgun sequence DNA encoding:
- the ENC1 gene encoding ectoderm-neural cortex protein 1; the protein is MSVSMHENRKSRASTGSINIYLFHKSSYADSVLTHLNLLRQQRLFTDVLLHAGNRSFPCHRAVLAACSRYFEAMFSGGLKESQASEVNFHNSIHPEVLELLLDYAYSSRVIINEENAESLLEAGDMLEFQDIRDACAEFLEKNLHPINCLGMLLLSDAHQCTKLYELSWTMCLSNFQTISKSEDFLQLPKDMVVQLLSSEELETEDERLVYESAINWVNYDLNKRHCYLPELLQTVRLALLPAIYLMENVAMEELITKQRKSKDIVEEAIRCKLKILQNDGVVTSLCARPRKTGHALFLLGGQTFMCDKLYLVDQKAKEIIPKADIPSPRKEFSACAIGCKVYITGGRGSENGVSKDVWVYDTLHEEWSKAAPMLVARFGHGSAELKHCLYVVGGHTAATGCLPASPSVSLKQVEQYDPVTNKWTMVAPLREGVSNAAVVSAKLKLFAFGGTSVSHDKLPKVQCYDQCENRWTVPVTCPQPWRYTAAAVLGNQIFIMGGDTEFSACSAYKFNSETYQWTKVGDVTAKRMSCHAVASGNKLYVVGGYFGIQRCKTLDCYDPTLDVWNSITTVPYSLIPTAFVSTWKHLPS